The Cryptomeria japonica unplaced genomic scaffold, Sugi_1.0 HiC_scaffold_1720, whole genome shotgun sequence genome contains the following window.
tcttccactttctaatttctatctcccttatctcttcaaACTTTCTAATTCATCACTAGTCTTTTCCTCTCTttcattttgacatatttttgttgaAAATGAATATTTCCAATAATCATTTTCACTTAActcttttcatttctatttcttcctcaacattgaaaatgcaagttccttTTTATCCTCACTTAACAAGTCCTCTCATTTAATCTTGTCCATTGATATTTTTTAGTCccaaatcaatcttagccatccaatcaatctcaaattttctataaattgagcccttTTCTCATTGATTTTCAACCACATCTCAAGTATCCTCACATTGGCGATTTTTCTATCATCTTGGTTCCATCACACTTGCAACCTTGTAGGCGATAACCACAAcacatttggaggaaaaagagaaacaatggagaaatatggaggagatatctatattttgtaatggtttgcatttagtATATTTTTCTCGTCTTCATAGctctattgattgaattaggatcAATTTCATAACTTGTTAtgttttgtggttgcataactCTAGGCTTTGAAAGATGTCTGTAGAGAATGGAGAGGCAGGGGTATGAGGCATAGTTATCTTGAAGGGATCATATGAAGCGATTTCTGAGTGCTCTAAGAGGAATCAATAAATATTTGGCATTGTGACCTCTGTCAATGCAATAAATATGATAGCTCATTATATTGTTTAATACCCTACTTTTATATTACACCAAACTATACAATCAGTACAGAGACAACGATATAAATCTTAATACAAGAACCAGAAGAAAGGAGATATGGTTTTGTGCTCAGCACCAATACATTCAAAGAAAGGAAGATAGAAAATCACACAAATCCAATGAatcatagattttttatttttgtaagttGCATTACTGTTTTTGATGCAACGATGCTTATTCTTTTTTGGCTGTATATATTGTAAATTATTTGTATGATTCACTTGTTTTCTGTGACATAATCAAATATAATTGCTTGGCTTTATGATCATTTGGGAAAGATTGGTTTTGCCGGTATTCTATTTgggatttcatttttttttgctatATGTTGAGTGATTGGTAAGCATTTTCAATTTTCTTCAGCTTCTATATGTATTCATACTCAAGTTCCTGAATACTAATATATTTAACTATACATCTTTTACCATTTCTTTGCTTGTATATTTTGTGTCAAAATGGACTTTAAAAATGTAGGATCATATACATGGAGGAAAAATCTGAATGTGAAACTCAAGAAAAGCAAATTCTTTATTTCTTGCACAAGCACTAAGGGTGCGTGTACCTATTCTAGCATAAAGGTAGACTTTTTATGAGCAGGAAATATAGAGACAATTGCAGAGATCAAAATTTACTCATGATTAGTATGAATATTTGTTTGTTAATAAGAAATATTAAATTCAAATGATAATTAGCAAGGCATTTTGGATGCATTATATTTTAAGTAGTTTATAAAATCTCCTAAAGTGTGAAATCTTGAGTTCATCTAAAAATGCTTGGGGGAATGCTTTTTAGTGTTACCATGTTAGGGGTTTGGCAAAATCTTAGATTGATTACCTATTACGACAATTGATTGTGGATGAAttggtgaatgtttttgaatgtTACCATGTAAGGGTTTAACAAAATGTTAAATTCATTCGGGAAACGGTGTTGATAAAGTTAAAATTTCTTCAGAGGGTTTTGTTAATGCAAGGGTGTTTCCAACGAACCCTCGGCTTCAGGTTGTCGAGCGGGATTTGAAGAGATCTCTAAGAGACTGGATGAAGAGTAcaagattgaagatgaagaagaaaatcagacAGTACATTTTGTTTTTGAAAGTATTTGCTTATTGGTAGTTGTAATCTAGTCCATGAATCTCAAATCAAGAGGTAttgcacatttttttttttttttttgtagttgcTCGTGTGTTTGCCGTTATAACCTAATACATGAAATTTGAAATCAAGACAATTAAACTAAGACCAAACAGCTACTGTCTAAAGGAGAGAGAGAATAAGCTCTTATGGTATTTATTTCTCTTAATTCTGACACAAGCCAGGGAAATTGGAGAAGGCGACAAAGAAAGAGGTTTTACAAATCTGGCTTTGCAGCACAAGACCCACAAGCTAATGCACAGAGAGGTTAATCTGTTCCTCCATGCACAAGATATGTTTATTATTGAAGGATTTTTACCATGCGGTTAATGTATATTTCAGTTTTCTTTTAATAATAATGTAGTTTTAAAAATATCATGTGCCACTATACAAAAGTCAACTTTCATTAGCTAAAGTTTTTTCAACTAGTAGAAAATAGCACCAGTTGAAAATAGCAGCAAATGCATAACCACTAGTACCTTAAGGGATGTTTAATTGTCACCACCTACGATATGTGGTATTTCCGACATGAGATAACATACAAATATTTAGAAGACATAGTTCTTCAAATAGCTTTCAACCTTGTGATAATCATCCAAAAGGTTAAAAGAAAAAAGACACAAAAAACCCAGTTCAAAAATGTTGTTAAAACCTTGTAGCCTACATCCACCAGTCTCATACAAACAGCCAGAAAACAATAAATTACAGAGGATTTCAAAAAACAAATGGACAATCCCACACGGCGAAAACGAATCCAACAACTCACCTGGAAACACTGCTCTGTGACCAGAAATTCATAGATTTTCTTGAAGAGAAAGAAAAACTTGCTCCAAAATTAACATTTTAcagttttaaattttctttttgagtTTCTTCGGTTGTATGACAATGCATTGATGTGCAATAGCAGCGGCAATACTGTTAGTGTTGGTAATAGTCTGGCAATGAAAAAACCTAAGTCACAGCAGTCTGTTAAGTACTCTTTCGATAAGAATGGCGTTCAACATCCTGCTTCAGCTGTTGATCTCAAGAACAACGGGTCGCCCATCAAATGCCTCTCAACTTTCCTATGCAGCTGAAATTAAATGAAACTAACTATGAATTAATGGAGATGATGCCAAATGGAAATGAAATGAGCTTCTTGAAAAATAAAACTGTGAAAATATTTAATGTTTACTAGGTatttttctattcaattttttagGGCCTCGACATTCAAGAAACTGGGTGGGAATAGGTAAACACAagcatttattttaaattaaatctcTCCAAATAAAACTCAACCAAATGCGACGAAATGACATGAAATGCAACAAAAAGGACACGTATGCAAAGCTCCCTGCCGCACAGAAACGAAATGAAATGCATTGAATTAAATGCAAATTAGAAACATGGACGGCAGTGCGTCCTGTAAATGGTAGGcccaataaaatcattacaatgtCTACAcaataaaattattataaaaaaaattcaacgGCATTGTCCAATGAAATttacaataaataattttattcgaattattaaattattaaaatatcaaAACATTTGCACAAAATCAAAAGTTCAAGAAAAAACTTTCCTCTAATTAGACAGTTCAAATCATCAAATGCATCTAACCGATGCTATAATTTCTGCATGTCGGCAGGAACTAATATATGATGAAAATTTAGTAAACCAAAAAAAGAACTTCACCTGATAATAATACACACCAAATAAGTTGCTTACTATAATGTAACCCATTTGTAACTGCATGGTGAAAGAATATATAATTATTCAGAAACAAATCGCAAAAGCCTAATGAGGAAGTTTCGTGGTAGGTGGAGTGCAAATTAGTATGAGATCCAACATGGGTTCTACCGAAATATATAACTGTATTACAACTGTTTGAATGAATGAGGACATGGAAATACTAATTTTTTATAGCAATTGGGCGTGCTATTCATTGTTGTCTTCTACCTTGTCGCTCTATAATTTGCATAGATATTGAAGTAATCGGCCGGCTCAATTATTGACTCTCTCTCCTATATACTTCCTACACGAAGTTAAACATCAACTTGTGCACAGTTTGAGTTTGGTCCTTTGCGCCTCTgtatcattattttctccttccttTCAATTGGAACTCTGAGATGGATGAATTCAAGTCTTATACACCTGCCACCACAAAAGTTTCTTTAAATGATATGAGATATCACGTGTTTCTGAGTTTCAGGGGAAAAGATGTGAGAAAGACTCTCGTTGATCATCTCTTCCAAGCTCTCTCCGCAGCCGGATTGAATGTGTTTCTAGACACCCACAAGTTGAAAATGGGGGAAATCATTGATTTAAGCCTTGAAAGAGCAATTGAGAGCAGTGCCATACGCATTCCTATATTTTCAGAAGGATATGCAAGCTCAGCATGGTGTCTCAAGGAGGCAGCCTTAATGTTGGCCTCTCCTGGGTTGATCATTCCTCTCTTTTATAAGGTGGAACCAACCCATGTTAGATATCCACTGGGAGATTCCAGTCCTTACAAGGAATCATTTGAAAAGCATTATAGAATTCCATTTCGGTATTCAAGAAAAGAGATCGATGGGTGGAAGCATGCCCTCGAGCAGATTTGTTGTCGCTCAGGCTGGTCCCTGGATATGACTGGAGGGTAAGTACTCTACCCCACTTTCTCCTTgttatatttcaattttaattaatagCCCAGAATCACATCCACTTAGccaaaaccatttcctaaatatcTCTGTTAAACTTCCCGTCATTTTAGAATGAGCCACCCTTCAGATTCACATGCCAGTtaaaattttattgaatttgtCTGGGAATCTTAGAAGATAAAGGAGAATTTATTTATGATTATTTGCATAGATGGAACAATGTTTCAAGGTAACGATGATTTCTGATTATAGGAGAGAAATTGTATTGCGTGGTTTAGCTATTTAAATATATGgtttaaaaatatgaaatttcctcatgataatagtttttaaaatttttttttgggaTATATCTATAAATAATTCTGATGATATATAAATAATTCTGTTTATCACTGTCAGAGATAGATTTCAGTCTCTAAAGGGGACTCTGTTTATTTTTTTAGCATGGAAGAAAACTGAACTCTAGCTATGTATTGGGACAAACTTAATATAATTATCTAGCTAAACAgtttatgaaaaaaaataaaaatgatctgGCATACACAGTCTATGTTCATTAGTACCCGCTCAATTACTTGTATTTAATATTATAGCACAGTTTATTTTTTTCTAGAAATAAGAAGATATAAGGAAAACAtgcaattttatattggtatttatATAAAGCAAATATAGAAGTGTTTTATTGAGATTTAAATATATGAGAAATTATGTGATAAATTTGTGATGGTAGAAGAAATATAAgagatgtaaaatgttttttacAAAATAAATTGTATTGTGTGATGAATAAATATATTGCAGTCATATTTCGCATTCCTTGGTTTATTATTTGTCTAAATGCTATTAGAAATTTTGTTTCcttataaattttaatttcattattcTGCATTGTCTTTTATAAGACAACACTCTAAAAATTATGTTTAGGAGTGCTGAACTGgtcaaaaaaaaaaactaagtcTCAATTTTCTCTACACTCTACCATTGAACTACtagttttaataaaaaaaatgagtGATATTTCATATTGTTGGTTTTTCTTACATTCTTTgatgatcataaaaatttaaatattaaactagcaattgcatcttggtgtgcaatgggtatgccgaagaggCGTGGAAGGTCTATTagaaaaaaattggtctattttttgcataaatttgtgtattACATGAGATCAATTAGTATACCGTGatattgtttgtgcaacaaagctcttaatagagaagtgatagcttcaaatcaaataTGCATCCACTTAAAAGGATCCTAcaataattgaaacaaaacctttatATTGAGAAAATAATCAAGTTTCATTACTAACAAGCTCATGTTATGCTTGAGCAAGAGATAGATaagtaaagagatagagatagagatagagatagagatagagatagagatatagaaataGATGGAGAATGAGGAGAGTAAGATAGAgagaaggatatatatatatatatacagagagagagagagaggtccaaaaagagggaggagagagagatggatagataaaGGGAGTCATGTCTAGATATatagggggagagaggaagatataggTAGAGATTAAGATATAGcgagagaggaagagggaaaaaatagatagtagagggagagataaaaatagaaagataggaggataaagagggagagataaagggtAAGAGTTGAAGAGATCTTTAAAGGAAGATGGAGAGATAtaaatagatggtgagatagaattagagagatagagatatgaggagatatagggagaggtagagagggagagagataaataaatggacaaatGGTGAGAACTAGAGATAGACaagtagagatggagagagaatgAGAAAAATAGGGAGAGATACACATATGTTGGAAGATAAAGAgaaagatatagatatatatatgaagCAAAAAGGATCTAGAGAGGtgaatatatagatatagatagggGGATAGGGAAGGAatgtgagagggagagataagatagattta
Protein-coding sequences here:
- the LOC131079103 gene encoding disease resistance protein L6-like, with protein sequence MCNSSGNTVSVGNSLAMKKPKSQQSVKYSFDKNGVQHPASAVDLKNNGGKDVRKTLVDHLFQALSAAGLNVFLDTHKLKMGEIIDLSLERAIESSAIRIPIFSEGYASSAWCLKEAALMLASPGLIIPLFYKVEPTHVRYPLGDSSPYKESFEKHYRIPFRYSRKEIDGWKHALEQICCRSGWSLDMTGG